A window from Pangasianodon hypophthalmus isolate fPanHyp1 chromosome 4, fPanHyp1.pri, whole genome shotgun sequence encodes these proteins:
- the LOC113547295 gene encoding phospholipid phosphatase 3, with amino-acid sequence MQRLLCEKVMASESKNPSSEGKDTSQRKILVFLDLFCLFLAGLPFLIIESSAVRPYRRGFYCSDESIKYPAKDGETISDGVLSAVGTLIVILSITIGESYRIHYLHEGSNAFVRNPYLSALYKQVGVFLFGCAISQSFTDIAKVSVGRLRPHFLDVCRPDFSRINCSLGYITEYMCTGDDNRVQEARKSFFSGHASFSMYTMLYLALYLQSRFTWEGARLLRPLVQFTLLMMAFYTGLSRVSDHKHHPTDVLAGFIQGALVAYCVVFYVSDLFRSKDRGSSLPPTPIKKDLLPTVERNNHLTLA; translated from the exons ATGCAGCGGTTACTGTGTGAGAAGGTGATGGCTTCAGAGAGCAAAAACCCCAGCAGTGAGGGTAAAGACACCAGCCAGAGGAAGATCCTCGTCTTCCTAGACCTCTTCTGCCTCTTCCTGG CTGGTTTGCCGTTTCTGATCATCGAGTCCAGTGCTGTCCGGCCGTACCGCCGCGGCTTCTACTGCAGCGATGAGTCCATAAAATACCCGGCCAAAGATGGAGAGACCATCAGCGACGGGGTTTTATCAGCTGTGGGCACGCTCATCGTCATCCTCTCA ATCACGATAGGCGAGAGCTACCGGATCCACTACCTCCATGAGGGCTCCAACGCGTTTGTAAGGAACCCCTACCTGTCGGCCCTCTACAAGCAGGTTGGGGTTTTCCTCTTTGGCTGTGCCATCAGCCAGTCCTTCACAGACATTGCCAAGGTGTCGGTGGGCCGCCTGCGTCCTCACTTCCTGGATGTGTGCAGACCCGATTTCTCCCGGATTAACTGCTCGCTGGGTTACATCACCGAGTACATGTGCACAGGGGATGACAACAGGGTTCAAGAGGCCAG GAAGTCCTTTTTCTCGGGCCACGCCTCTTTCTCCATGTACACCATGCTCTATTTAGCT ctgTACCTGCAGTCGAGGTTTACCTGGGAAGGAGCACGGCTGTTACGGCCTCTGGTGCAATTCACACTCCTCATGATGGCCTTCTACACCGGTTTATCACGGGTCTCTGATCACAAGCACCACCCCACTGATGTGCTGGCTGGTTTTATCCAGGGAGCCCTGGTGGCCTACTGCGTT GTATTCTATGTTTCTGACCTCTTCAGGTCAAAGGACAGAGGCTCTTCCCTCCCACCAACTCCTATAAAGAAAGACCTTCTACCCACTGTGGAACGGAACAACCACCTCACCTTAGCATGA